A portion of the Halodesulfovibrio aestuarii DSM 17919 = ATCC 29578 genome contains these proteins:
- a CDS encoding ACT domain-containing protein: MKVEQISVFLENKAGRLAEVTNTLAANGINIRALSLADTTDFGILRLIVDNSEKAKSVLKDKGFTVGKTNVVAVEVEDKPGGLNHILDTLGNNGINVEYMYAFVMPGSTNATLIFRFDKTDQAVDVLSENNIPIIPGTKLHAQ; this comes from the coding sequence ATGAAAGTAGAACAAATATCCGTTTTTCTAGAAAACAAGGCTGGGCGCCTTGCAGAAGTAACTAATACACTGGCAGCGAATGGCATAAACATTCGCGCCCTTTCCCTCGCAGACACAACGGACTTTGGAATTTTGCGCCTTATCGTAGATAATAGTGAAAAGGCAAAATCCGTATTGAAAGATAAGGGCTTCACGGTCGGCAAAACAAATGTTGTTGCAGTGGAAGTAGAAGATAAGCCGGGCGGCTTGAACCATATTCTCGATACGCTTGGTAACAATGGGATCAACGTTGAATACATGTACGCTTTTGTTATGCCCGGCAGCACAAATGCTACGTTGATTTTCCGTTTCGACAAAACAGATCAAGCCGTAGACGTTTTATCTGAGAATAACATTCCGATTATCCCGGGCACAAAATTACACGCTCAATAA
- a CDS encoding M23 family metallopeptidase encodes MASLKKTFFFIIFLSLICGGAIAGWLLFKDQQGPIVAIDKENARVNKSSVATLSLHDVTSELKNLSIAVRKNSKTIPLYSTAFEPGKKSITLSIPLASANISDGSFEMIITATDTSLAAFGKGNTTRKVVIMRMDNTPPSITIKSLPPNIWQGGTGVIAYTVSEPVETSGVKVKKMFFPGYKQADGSYISFFAFPQNIDKKDFNPTAFAMDIAGNIYNQPFSINALARRFRHDKINLSDHFLNSKMPAFTKDTPQAKTNLERFLIVNQKIRAANRAKLLEIGRQTSSSILWKSKFLRFPNSATRAGFGDRRSYMYDGKVIDEQTHLGLDLASRKRSPIPAANKGTVVFCGNLGIYGNVVIIDHGLGLQTLYAHMTEIKTTVGSVVNQGDIIGSSGSTGMSGGDHLHFGVIVSGIPVTPIEWFDPRWIQYNITDKLNFD; translated from the coding sequence ATGGCGAGCCTTAAAAAAACTTTCTTCTTTATTATATTTCTATCTCTTATTTGCGGCGGTGCGATTGCAGGCTGGCTTTTATTCAAAGACCAGCAAGGTCCGATCGTTGCTATTGATAAAGAAAACGCCCGAGTTAACAAAAGCAGCGTAGCGACTCTTTCACTACACGATGTAACATCTGAGCTAAAAAATCTTTCTATTGCCGTTCGCAAAAACTCAAAAACCATCCCGTTGTATTCAACGGCTTTTGAACCAGGAAAAAAATCGATCACACTTAGCATTCCTCTTGCAAGTGCGAACATTTCAGATGGTTCATTCGAAATGATCATCACTGCGACAGACACCTCTCTCGCGGCATTTGGTAAAGGGAACACTACCCGTAAAGTTGTTATCATGCGGATGGACAACACTCCACCAAGCATTACCATCAAGTCATTGCCGCCAAACATCTGGCAGGGAGGCACCGGTGTTATTGCATACACCGTCTCAGAGCCTGTTGAAACTTCAGGCGTAAAAGTAAAGAAAATGTTCTTTCCGGGGTACAAGCAAGCCGACGGTAGCTATATCAGCTTCTTTGCTTTCCCGCAGAACATTGACAAAAAGGATTTCAATCCTACAGCGTTTGCAATGGATATAGCGGGCAATATATACAACCAGCCTTTTTCCATTAATGCTCTTGCCCGTAGATTCAGACATGATAAAATTAATTTAAGCGACCACTTTTTAAATAGTAAAATGCCTGCCTTTACTAAAGATACACCTCAGGCAAAAACAAACCTGGAACGTTTTCTTATTGTAAATCAGAAAATTCGTGCAGCAAACCGTGCGAAACTCCTAGAAATAGGTCGGCAGACATCATCGTCTATTTTATGGAAAAGTAAGTTCCTTCGGTTTCCTAACTCAGCCACTCGCGCAGGTTTTGGCGACCGTAGAAGCTACATGTACGATGGAAAAGTCATCGACGAACAGACCCACCTTGGACTTGACCTTGCTTCCCGCAAGCGCTCCCCTATTCCAGCGGCAAACAAAGGAACTGTTGTATTTTGCGGCAACCTCGGCATCTACGGAAACGTCGTTATAATAGACCATGGTCTTGGTCTGCAGACGCTGTACGCACATATGACAGAAATCAAAACGACCGTAGGTTCTGTTGTTAATCAGGGAGATATTATAGGAAGTTCTGGTTCTACTGGTATGTCGGGTGGTGACCACCTCCACTTTGGTGTCATTGTATCAGGTATTCCAGTCACACCTATCGAATGGTTCGACCCTCGATGGATTCAATATAACATTACTGACAAACTTAATTTTGACTAA
- a CDS encoding 4Fe-4S dicluster domain-containing protein has protein sequence MQEQKTLFVDYSKCIGCETCEAVCRFLYDTPRIAMSRTIEGEIVPLYCQHCEKAACQRVCKRGAISRDAQGAVLHDSMKCRGCETKDCLIACPYAAFFATCKSVAVAKCDLCKKRRAEDMLPACVEMCPCDAIKYVDREEIESLRTPASEEAFKRVMSHIRPKKFVD, from the coding sequence ATGCAAGAACAGAAAACACTGTTTGTTGATTACTCCAAATGCATTGGCTGTGAAACTTGTGAAGCAGTATGCAGGTTTCTTTACGACACTCCGCGGATAGCAATGTCGCGCACTATTGAAGGTGAGATTGTTCCTTTATATTGTCAGCATTGTGAAAAGGCTGCATGCCAGCGCGTTTGTAAACGCGGGGCAATTTCTCGGGACGCTCAAGGAGCTGTATTGCATGATTCGATGAAATGTCGAGGATGTGAAACAAAGGATTGTCTGATTGCCTGCCCGTATGCTGCGTTTTTTGCAACCTGCAAAAGTGTGGCTGTGGCAAAGTGCGATTTATGTAAGAAACGTAGGGCAGAGGATATGCTTCCTGCTTGTGTAGAAATGTGTCCGTGCGATGCTATTAAATATGTCGATCGGGAAGAGATTGAATCGCTGAGAACTCCTGCATCTGAAGAGGCTTTTAAGCGTGTAATGTCACATATTCGTCCTAAAAAATTCGTTGATTAA
- a CDS encoding FAD-dependent oxidoreductase — MNFGFLQTQNTHAVNRSVGIIGAGPSGLAAAGLLASRGYEVHVYDKLPKPGGLMVFGIPSHRIPVDRINRGVRDLERRLGVTFRTNTKICCSAPMHEEEGDHFAADVLGLSDLTDNHDAVVVCSGSWKSRKLTIEGSTLDGVYSSLQFLFPIRAIKYAHSNVSMPDVNGKKIIVIGAGHSAVDVVDSARKLGAAEITLVYRRTVAEAPCGKFEIDRIQEMGVTWLEKRSPEAIRGNEHVETLIVRNSATDELEELDADIIVSAIGEIPTPPFQKELGLENVRKGDVRWLNMTAIDNVFVAGDVLTGPSKIGKAVYSGLRAARSLTNWLDLKAQSREAEYNFEADKISR; from the coding sequence ATGAATTTCGGTTTCTTACAGACCCAAAATACACACGCAGTAAATAGAAGTGTTGGAATTATTGGCGCAGGCCCTTCTGGCCTTGCTGCTGCTGGGCTTTTAGCAAGTCGGGGCTACGAAGTGCATGTCTACGATAAGCTACCAAAGCCGGGTGGGCTTATGGTCTTTGGTATTCCAAGTCATAGAATACCTGTGGATCGTATTAACCGCGGGGTGCGTGACTTAGAACGCCGTCTTGGCGTCACCTTTAGAACAAATACAAAAATTTGCTGCAGTGCGCCTATGCACGAAGAAGAGGGTGACCATTTTGCGGCCGATGTTTTAGGTCTTTCTGACTTGACGGATAACCATGATGCCGTGGTTGTATGTTCCGGATCGTGGAAGTCTCGTAAATTGACTATTGAGGGAAGCACACTGGACGGCGTGTATTCCAGTCTGCAATTTTTATTTCCTATCCGTGCCATTAAGTATGCCCACAGCAACGTTTCAATGCCGGATGTTAACGGAAAAAAAATTATAGTTATTGGTGCAGGGCACTCTGCTGTCGATGTGGTTGACTCAGCCAGAAAGCTCGGTGCAGCAGAAATTACTCTTGTATATAGACGCACTGTAGCAGAGGCTCCGTGCGGCAAGTTCGAGATTGATCGTATTCAAGAAATGGGTGTTACATGGCTTGAGAAACGCTCTCCTGAGGCTATACGAGGCAATGAGCATGTTGAAACGCTTATAGTGCGTAATAGTGCAACTGATGAGCTGGAAGAATTGGACGCCGATATTATTGTAAGCGCAATTGGGGAAATTCCTACTCCTCCGTTTCAAAAAGAGCTTGGCTTGGAGAACGTACGCAAAGGTGATGTCCGCTGGTTGAATATGACAGCAATAGATAACGTTTTTGTTGCTGGTGATGTGCTTACAGGGCCAAGTAAGATTGGCAAAGCTGTCTACAGTGGTTTGCGTGCGGCCCGTTCATTGACAAACTGGCTTGATTTGAAAGCGCAGTCTCGTGAAGCAGAATATAATTTTGAAGCCGATAAAATTTCGCGGTAA